A single region of the Gossypium arboreum isolate Shixiya-1 chromosome 12, ASM2569848v2, whole genome shotgun sequence genome encodes:
- the LOC108480000 gene encoding uncharacterized protein LOC108480000 has product MNDSDAPKFDDDERQEDIRMRLRPSDSNVTEDQEPFMGVKVRRKASRRHEYKGDYMDIPSRPYLMKILQKQGDKQVFFADKVLKFTSTGKMKRRILMVTDFAVYLVDPDTGTLKRRIALAAVDKICLSELSDNFFAIIVPTEYDLLMASTRKTEIVTVLVDATKNASEYELEVDFSNRFEYNASADLVKEVQFEEAEGSVRTRIVKK; this is encoded by the exons ATGAACGATTCCGATGCCCCCAAGTTCGACGACGATGAACGACAAGAAGACATCAGGATGCGATTGAGGCCGTCGGATAGCAACGTGACGGAAGATCAGGAGCCCTTTATGGGAGTTAAAGTCCGACGAAAAGCCTCCCGCCGTCATGAATATAAAGGAGACTACATGGATATCCCCTCCCGTCCTTACTTAATGAAGATTTTGCAAAAACAAG GTGACAAGCAAGTTTTCTTTGCTGATAAAGTTCTGAAGTTCACTTCAACGGGAAAGATGAAACGGCGGATTCTTATGGTGACTGATTTTGCGGTTTACTTGGTTGACCCTGACACCGGTACGCTTAAGCGTCGGATAGCTTTAGCCGCTGTAGATAAGATATGTTTGAGTGAACTAAGCGATAATTTCTTTGCAATTATCGTTCCGACGGAATATGATTTACTAATGGCTAGTACTCGCAAAACTGAAATTGTTACCGTCTTGGTCGATGCTACCAAGAATGCTTCTGAATATGAACTCGAGGTGGATTTTTCAAATAG GTTTGAATATAATGCTTCAGCTGACCTCGTTAAGGAAGTTCAGTTTGAGGAAGCCGAAG GGAGTGTTAGGACAAGAATTGTGAAGAAATAA